The genomic stretch ATTAGTGATTAGAGacaaagaaaatttcaaatttcaaaatgtcGTACTTAATCACCCACCAAATGCATGATTGTGGCCGAGTGTGACTATATGATCTGCTCATATGAAAGTTAAAAACCACGAGCATATGTATCAACATCAAACCCTAATTTCGGGACCTACAGAGTTTGGACTTTAAGGGCAAAAGGAAACAACAGAGGCAGAACATCAATAGTGATATGTAAGATGATAATATCTGTATTTTTACATCAATAATTCAATAGACCGTAagcctatatatatacactttgTTGATATATTTGTGGCATCATCTAACAATCTAATCAACTTCCGTAGTCAAATACAACGTAGTTTTCCGTACTCATTATATCAGTTACATGCCGTACCTTCTTTTCAAAATAGATAAAACATAAAGTTTAAAAGAGTCAGTGTTTCTGTGTATGTACGTAGTTTGTCTAGCAGCAAACTTATGGACGTGTGAGAAAACGATGGAACTGGAATCTTCCTAGAAGTCGGAAGAACTTTGGCCTTTCCCTTTGTCACCATCGATTACTCTCAGCCCGTCAGCTTGTGTTGGCTCCTGCGGTATATTTCATACTCCATCTACCCTAACCCACCAATCAGAAAATTTGGTTTGTTCCTAAAActaaatggtgaaaatttttattaaaaaaaatatcaatttaGGTAAATAAATAACTCATCTTCGGCTTATATCTATGATCATTTCATTTTCTAGAATGCGCCAATTCAACAATCTCTTCTCCAACTAAgttcaataataataatttttctcTTTAACTAAAGTCAATACCACTTGCTGAAATTGCTCTTTATTGACATCTCTTTAAAAGCACACAATGtttcttttaatataaatatattattttctttaattaaagaGGTTGGTGACTGGGTTAACTCACACAATGGGCTTACCATAGTAATTTAATATCGAACGCGTCATCTATGATTTATATTGGTGGGGATTGGTCTACAGTTGATATGAATTAGAATAGTTTGTTAGAAGATTATAGAGTTAGTCCTAAACTTGAGAACTAAGCAACCGATGTTATCTGTTATGTGAGTATTTTGTAAGTACTCTCTCATTTTCTGTAATATGTTCAACTCTAAAGATATCAATACAAGTTTTCATTCCTTCTaaaccttcatcttcttcttctttgctcCTCTACAATATGGATATATAGTTTGCATGTAGTTAATAATtaaactgtaatactaagtgacaaaaATACACAATATTGGTTAACTCGATCCTAATATTGGGAATACTTTGTGATCATCTTTTGCGACTTTCCTTTAAAAGGGttcatatttaaaattaaaacatgtattatttattagtgcaaaaaataataattaacatgCCTGCAAGAgaccaaaatttaatcaatcCATGACCATAATTTTGTCAACCATGTATCTTCTACTTATTTTAATTAGTATTGCAAGTTTAAAGATTATATGTATCTTTGCTTTTAACTACATATACAGAATTacattattcaattaattatggGAGTCTTAACGAAACATTCCTgatactgtttacttttaaagttaatgatatttttgctctaaaaagtcactactggtattattcacttacaacactattttgtcattttaattaaaattcaaagttttcaaattattttcattaattttcttattaTATTTGGTGAAATATTAAATAAAGTACAGAAGTGTAATCAccttatatttgattttaattataattttaaaaagtcATGCTTAAAAACAGTTTTGATATGTATGATTTGAAAATCTGTCGAAGATTTTTTCAAATTGTTAGTGTTTTCAAAACCATAAAAAGTGTAAAACCGTAGAAAATATGACCTTTCAGTCCCATCATCGtgtgcatggcatgattggttTGAAAGTGGTTGCATTGCTTTCTTCATGggcttttttgtttatgttattttactatttttctcTGAGCGTAAGGTTCCTTGAAACAAAGATACAATAAACAgtacacacacatgcatacaaGCCCTTTATGTAAAGgggtttccatttttttttttaaaaatggtGATTAAGTGTGCAGtgcaatttgaaaaattaacaatttctatttttttttttaaatggagatTAAGTGTGcagtgcaacttgaaaaataaacaattcggatcgttaaagtttgaTGTAGTGTGAACCTcacaactaatcctcatttttATAAAAGGATAAGGATGTATCACTAATAATAgataagtacgttaatcaatatttaaataataatccgATCATGAACATTCACAtaatttgatttataaatttagtttaaaattttagtttctcTAACATTATTCTAACTAAAATAACTGATAAACTACAATCCAAACCGTAGTTTTACACCAGACCTATGAAAATAAGTAGGGTCCAAATGCTCCTATTCTTCACTTTATATATTCTTCTCCATAAATATGATAATAATTCACCAAAAAGAAATGGTGTCATCCCTAATTGTCACTTTACCAGTTTACTTTACTTCAGGAGATCAACATCTGGCAGTTTGGTTTTATAATTAAGAATACCCTTCCAACCTTGTTTAAGAACTCTTGCCATGATTATAATATCATTATTATGCCACAAACAAGTCTAATAATTTAAACAAGTTGTGTGACCCCTCAAGTTTTTTTCACTATTTGTTTGAACTTGAGATTTTCCAGCAGAACATGCATGCTATACAGATAGTGCCACATATATGTccaatttttcatcattttatggGAATCTCATGACCTGGTGAATTGTCAAGAGTAGGACCCTTGTTTTTAGATTCCTTATCAATGGCAATGCtgatcattttaaaaataaaaaacagaacaGTTGTGGGATTTTGATGCAAAAGAATAATCCGCAGTAAAAACTCTGTTCGTTCATTATATCGTTCACATTATTGTTTGCAAAAGGTGGTGCACGGGGCTAGCTATTAGTAATTTAGTATATAAGAAGTTGggactttattttattttatttttaaccaaATACAAAGTTGAGATTTAACTGGGATAGAAAATAATGTTTTAAAACTGGGAATCCTGTGAAATGTAACCAAAACAATTGACATGAAATTCATGTTTCATTCTATGTTtgattccttttccttttatttatataCAGTTAAATGACATgcaaagtaattaataattTGGAGATTCCGAGAGTTTGAGGAAAATATTTGAAAGCTGCTGGATTTAGGGATAGAAACCAATGAAGCAATTGATATTCTTCTTAAAATGTCTGAACGTCTCTCACATGCATGTAGAATTAATTAAAACCGATCAATATTAATCAAGTGAGAGCGTTGTTTATCGTATATATACTTCAATGGccacatataatatatatattaattttgtctTCTGAAAGTTCGGATATTTACTTGTGCCACTTGACGCATAACATTTTGTGAATCGTGATTGATCCAATTTAGACCATCATATATGTATGATTCAGACTGAAAATAACCTGCAGCTTGCACTGAAGCAAGTTGGAACCAAAGCTCGGGACGAGCAAGATCCTTACTTTGCATCCATAATTTCTGCGGGTCAAAGAAGTACGTATAAACCCTAGCATCCATAAGTCCTTAACTTGCAAGTCTTTGTTTTCTAAGAGGAATATCAATGTATGCCCCTGAGTCCTGACTACTTATGAGACAAGTCAACAGAGATTGAGACTTACGTGTAACAAAGTGCACATATATGATAATCTCGTCATATAAGAAAAAAAGTGATACACGCAATAAGACGTACACCCTGTTGAACCTAGGTTTCAGCCTATCATAGGATAAAAAGAACATAAAGTTGAAAATTACTATATACTTTGTAAAAGTAAATAATTCTTACTTAGTAGCTCCATTGCACCTTTAGTAAATATTCATTATTCTTACCTAGTAATTCCATTGCACTCTAATTATTTCGGTCCAAAAATTTGCTATTCCTCTCAAAATTGATGTTTCtcactctttctttttctatagATTCAAACTATATTAAAGCAAAGTTAAATTGACACAGAAGACCTAGCTAGTATACTTTGTTAATTACCGAAACAAGAAATTGACAATGCACCTGGTGATGTAAGATAAATAATTCTTTGGTCCCGATACCATCCCAGTTGTTCCTATGGAACAAGATACAGAGAACTTTTTCCTACCTTATCTCCCTGATTTTGTCAAGTTCACCCGGTTCCATTTATGACACACCCCCTTTCACATAACACTCATGACCCACGATCAATAGTGACCTCACACAAGACCTTCTCAGCCCTAGAGGAGATTAAATTCACAAGACACAAACACAAAGATATACATGGATATGGTCCATGTGGATCCTTGATGTCTCACAGATGTAACAAAAAGATTTATGTATTTATTAGCACCACAACAACAATTTTGGTTCTGGGTCCCAGTGATTTTTGGAGTTTTGGAGGCAAAAGCAAGGAGAACACTTAGGCACGCATACTCGTCAATAGGTTGCTTAAACAATAGAAAAAGACCACACACGTAGGGCCTGTACAAATTACAGGAAGAAATCATTTTCCAGTTGCTAATTATCTTCGTCTAACATGCATTCAACAGTCCGTACAACGTACTACATTTCAAAACTCAAAGGCTCAAAAGTCTCCCGGTGTTGCTTTCAAACCCTAGCTAATCAATCATTTACACATGGATTAGGAACCGCAGTCCAAAATAATTAAGCATTATGCAAGATATTtccataatatattttttagcaaaCTCTATGTATGGCTCGAACAATCTAGCTAGCTCGTATTCTTATATGTGTTTGTTATTCATTGATGGACATAAGTACGAAGCTTGTAGATTCACATTCATGAACGACTATCAATTATTAATCACACGTACGTGAATCATGTCTTAGTTGTTGACGAATGCATGTGAAGGCTCACATGGCAAGCTAATGTATGTAGACGCAGTCAAATCTTAGCCATCGATCTAAAATAGAAAGCCAATCATATAATTTGTCCTCAACACATTTTGTTCAACAAGGAGATAAGGAATTTCACTTCGGATAAGGCATTATTGCAGGATATCCAACTAAGGGCTGTCCTCGATTAAgctacaaattaaataatgtacCGATTGTGATATGATCATATGTGTACAAACAGCATTAAATAATTTACCGAACCGATAGTGGTATGATATCTGTACATACAACATATATAATGGAGCATTCCAATGATCGAGTGGACCATAAGTTAAATGAATAATAAGTACGTACGATCGACAAGCCTTCGTTTTTGTGCTTCTACTTTGCCCATTGCAAATGGATATGTTGGTCCTTAAACTGAAAACTTTTAGCAAACATTAATTATGCTAGATACTGAACTTGTCAAAGTACCACAACCTCAAAAGTTGAAGTTGATAATGTAATATATATTCTGAAAACACAGCAATTACGAGGACATTGGGTTAGCAATGCAACAAACCAAATCAACATGAAATAGAAATAAACTTATCGGTAGGATACAATAGACATGAATCTTGCTGATAACAAGGGAGTCTTCTCAGGGACGAAGCTAGAAATTTAAATAAGATGGGGCACCTTAAAAAATTTGAGCCCCTTTTTTGGACAAATAAAGCTAGTTCTTTTACAAATGctgaaaaaattaattacaaaatgcCTAATTTTATTACTCTATTGTCtaattttgtctttaattgtTGACAATCTAATGCTCATTTGTACTAATTAACCAAATGCATGCAACTCAACAAGGTTTAGACATTAGTGCGTGAGAAAAATATACAAGACGGAGGGcatttaaaaacttaaaaaggattttcactattttaatatgattaattgaataatctgcaaagcaaaaaaaatagggatgattaattgaataattcgtaatggaaaaaaaaaaaacaaaaaaaaaaaaaaaaacaaaaggatgaGAGGGGACATGTGCCCCCACTGGGCCTTACCTCCCTCCGTCCATGAGTCTTCTACTCTCTCCAAACTATATGTTCTTTCTATGAATAGGGTTTAGTACATAATATAACACATATTGAAAGAGCAGGGACAATCCTATATATGGTGATTAGGGTTCATCTGAAACCgcctattataattaataaagAGATGCACCAATCACTATCAAATCAAATTGTTGTCCTAGTCTCACCATAATTGGTTAATCAGAGTTAAAGACTTTATTATTTTGCCCATATTAGGTGACAGTATCACTGAAATATCAAGTCGCTTAATTGACAAATTATTGATACTCACAATAGTTCTTACAAATAACATTTAAATACTTAACTACTAACAAATTACATTCAAAATCCAATCACACAAAACCAAAACGATTCCATGAGAGGGTACATCAACATTATTTAGTACATAAGCTCCACAATGATAAGGTTATACAGATATGCGCATAAAGCCCGTAAATTAGATAAACTAAGCACCATCAACtgaaataaaaacttaaaaaggacAAAAGTCAGTGTAGAATTGAACGCTCATAACCAATTGAGCTATAATATCTCCTTGTCATAAATGACTAACACAATTCTAGGAGAGGGTGCATCGACATATCGAAAATAAGGTATTCCTCTCGCGACAAAAACATAAAGCCAGCAGACCTGGATAAACCAAATAACATCAATATAAAATGAACTTAAATTACAAACTCATGGAATCGGGTTCAATTGTTCATAATTTATTTGTTAACAACTTAAGACtcgaaagtgcttttagaacgaCATAAAgtacttttagagaaaatatttcttgattccaaaagcacttgaagaaGCATGAGTTATGTACTTTTTGCAGGAATTGCAGGAAgcatttcaagtgttttttatgATTCACTTCCATTTTACTAAAGACTGgttccaaaaaaatttcatcaaaaacatttttagtcattttaaaggCACATCTATACAAGCCCTTGTAGATTAAATTGAGAAATATAAAAGTACATTGACAAAGTCGAGGTTATTGGAGGGAATGCGATTGATCTCTGGGCTCATAGAAATGGGCCTCAAATTTGAAGCCCAAAAACATATTGTCGAACTTTGAATTATCCAAAACAATTGCTAGATTTAGATTTTGGGCCACATCTCATAAACGGCATTGAATAATAAAAGACGGGAAATCCTCTCTCAAGCCCAACCGAGGAATAAACAAAACGCAGCGTTTTACAGCTCTGAACCGTTCGGAAGAGCGACGTCGTCACCTCGTTTAACCAAACGCCACTTGGACCACATTCGGAGCTTCGAGCAGCGGGTGACGTCACCCACGCCGCTCCGTCGCTCACTCGCTCAATTCCAAAAcccgaaaacccaaaaaagttaAATCTCGATTTCATTTCTCCGTCGGGAGAGAGAGGATATTGAGGACtctccccatctctctctcttgaaaaTTTGATTCGAAATGGCTTCCTGCAATCGGTGAGATCGCAACCCACTTCTGTTTTTATCATCTTTGGTTGCTTCGCTTTTGATTTGGATCTTATGGGGTTGATTTTCCGGACCTGCAGTTCGAAATTTCAGCTGGGTTTGCTTTTTTGTTGTTAAAGTTTAgatctttttatttaaattcataGACTTTTatcaattgtttgattgtttAATTGGGTTTTGGGAGTTAATCCTGGTTTTGGGGTATCACCGTATGATTAGGTTAATATTTTTTGGATGATTCTTGTGTATATTCTGCTTATTTGAACTCATGGGTGTAATGAGTAGATGCATCTGTGATTAGCTTAATCCCAGAACATAAAAGGTGATTAGTTTAATCCCAAGTGCGGTAAAAAAGTCCTGTTTCCTGATAAATTTACTCTGTGGATTCTTCTTCAGGTCTGAATTTTACTAATACCTCGGTCAATCTTCATCATGGTGCTTTGAGATGCTGGTACAGTAAATCTTAGTGATGATGTGTTAGTAAGGCAGTGGTTGTGGTGAAAATGTGGGATTTTGCATCCAGCTGCATAGCTGGAAGTGTTGGATTGAAAAGCGATCCTCTAAAGCCGACGCAAGCAGCTCTCGAATGTTCTGACGACGAGAGTTCTTCGGTTGTTGGCAGAGAGGAAGGACTAGAGTGCCCGATATGTTGGGAATCCTTCAACATTGTTGAGAATGTGCCCTACGTTTTATGGTGTGGCCATACCCTCTGTAAGAATTGCATTCTGGGACTGCAATGGGCGGTTGTGAAATTCCCCACTTTACCGATTCAGCTTCCGCTTTTTATCTCCTGCCCGTGGTGCAACCTATTGTCCTTCCGGCTCGTTTACAGGGGAAATCTCAGGTTCCCTCGCAAGAACTACTTTCTTCTCTGGATGGTTGAGAGCATGAATGGTGATAGGGGACCGCATTCTAATTCTACCTTCTCTGGTGATAATCAGTCAGTCTGGCCGGCAACTGGAAATGTCTCTGTGGGAACTCAAGCGAGCCACGGTACAGGTGCCCACAGGAGGGGGCAACATATTCGCCATATCGAGCAATCTGGGTCGAATCACAATCATGGCCCTGTCAATAATTACTTTGGTGTGGAGCGCTTGCATTCTTCAATTCGGAATTCACTTGTTTTCTTCGTTCATTTGACAGCAAAGTTCCCGCTGGTTGTCATATTTCTTCTGATCATCTTATATGTAATACCTGCCTGTGCAGTCATGTTGGCTTTGTACATAGTCATCACCGTTGTGTTTGCTCTCCCGTCATTTCTTCTTCTGTACTTTGCATATCCTAGTTTGGATTGGCTTGTCAGGGAAATCCTCACCTGAGGTGCTATTGGCTTCTTTGTTCACAAGCACTATGAATACAACTTTGCTCCTACACAATGGTGGCGCCTTCTACCCGTACTTCCAGCATGCAATTCAACGACTTACCAGGTTCCAAAGATGCAATGTTATTGACTGAATCATTTCGGCTCTCATAGATATTGGCTCGGGCATGTTAGTTTCTCAGATTTTGTTCACTAAGATAACGACTTCGTGCTTATTGCAATGCTCTTGCTAGAATAcagtttaattagggttttacaGGGTTCTTGTTTGTGTGAAGATTTGTGTTGAAATAAATATGTCTTGTAGTTCTTACTTTTGCTGCAAGATAGGTGTAGGTGTTTCGTCTGCGAGATGTAGGTTTTCGATGAAATTGTTAAATATGGTTATATATTCATCAAGAAATTACTGGTTGTACATATTTTTTGTGAGAGCTTACCAGCTCGAGTGATTAGTAtatgcttgttttttttttttttttttattttaaaaaaaatcaatttttgcgATATTGTGTTGTAGCTGTTGAGATTGTAGGACGATGActtaattttgttaaaatttcaacgAAACCAACACGTTAGCGGCAATGTAGGTGATTTGCGCTCACATTTGTCACTCGTGCGCTAAATGTCATTATCCTCGAGTTACAACAATCAGTAAACTTTCGGGTTTAAAGTTGCAACAGTTAAACTACATTGACCAAATGAAAATCGTAATTTAACTAAGgaaagaattataccatcgatgaATTGATTCAAAACTTC from Pyrus communis chromosome 7, drPyrComm1.1, whole genome shotgun sequence encodes the following:
- the LOC137740061 gene encoding E3 ubiquitin-protein ligase KEG-like; this translates as MWDFASSCIAGSVGLKSDPLKPTQAALECSDDESSSVVGREEGLECPICWESFNIVENVPYVLWCGHTLCKNCILGLQWAVVKFPTLPIQLPLFISCPWCNLLSFRLVYRGNLRFPRKNYFLLWMVESMNGDRGPHSNSTFSGDNQSVWPATGNVSVGTQASHGTGAHRRGQHIRHIEQSGSNHNHGPVNNYFGVERLHSSIRNSLVFFVHLTAKFPLVVIFLLIILYVIPACAVMLALYIVITVVFALPSFLLLYFAYPSLDWLVREILT